The stretch of DNA GGAGTTGGGTAGATTTGTCCAAGCTGCCAAGTCAATTGACTGCAAAGTGAAGATGCTGCAAGATGTTTTGGTGCCACCAAAGTTTTCTTTAGCAGTGCAAGCAGCAAAAAAAGCAGCTGGCTTCATCAAATCAAACCACAGGTACGACACTCCATCCCTTGCTTTAAAATTAGGACACTCACTGAAGGCAGCATGTGAAATTGTTATTGCACAACATGTAAAGGCTGAAGATGAATCAGCAGCTGGCAGAGTCAGGAACTTCTTGGGCTTGGTAGCTACAGAGTGGGACTTCTATGTGTCATGCCGTGCACGGACGAACTTAGAAGAGggaaaatggaacaaaaaagaaatgattcCACTCACAGAAGATGTAATGAAGCTTCATAAAGTGCTCAAGTCCACAGAGGAGAAGGCAAAAGAGCAACTGTTGGAAGGACCTAACCCTGCAGCATACAAGACTCTCAGTGAGTGCCTTCTTTCACAAATCATTCTTTTCAACCGAAGACGGCAAGGTGAGGCAGCAAAAATACTTCTGCAGACCTACAGAAACAGATCCAACGAGGTACCAAATGAAGACATCATGCAGTGCCTGTCAAAACTTGAACAGGACTTGAGTCACGAGTTTACCAGGTTGGTGATCAGAGGGAAAAGAGGTCATAAAGTGCCCGTGCTTCTTACAAAGGAGatgacaaattcacttgatttcctcATTGATAGAAGGAGTGAGGACAATGGCATCTTGGAGAGTAATGAATATGTCTTTGCAAGACAGAATTCAAAATCTTATCTTCGAGGTTCAGACTGTTTAAGGAAATATGCAGCTGCAAGTGAGGCAAAGAGGCCTGAAACACTCAGATCGACCCAACTGAGGAAACATGTAGCTACACTTAGCCAAATAATGAACTTGAAAGACAATGAACTGGATCAGCTTGCTAAATTCATGGGCCATGACATTAGGGTGCATCGGGAATATTACCGGCTAACAGAGAACACACTCCAGCTTGCAAAAATGAGCAAGTTGCTCATGGCAATAGAGCTGGGAACTGACACCTACAAAGGCAAATCTCTTGATGAGATTGATTTTGGCTTAGAGAGTGAGTATAAATGAAACTTACTGTATGTAACGATGTCACAGTGAAAcacattgtttattattttccttgaaatgaatgaaaagttaGAAGTGAATTTAACATTGTTGTGTGTATTGTCAACAGCTTTGTCGTCAAGTGTGGGAGCAGTACAGGAGCCACAAATAAGTCAAAGTGAGAAGTCTTCTGAACAAGGTGAAGATACAGATGGTATGAATGTTTATCGCTCTCTTAATTAATGGTTTGGTTATCTTTTAAATAAATTTCAGATAATATGAACAGTTAATTTACTAAACATGTAACATGTTTTGAGGCTTGAGTGTTATGATTCAGAGCAGTGGCATTGCAGGTCAGTGTAAGTTAGGTTCACCAAACTCTGTATTCATCTAATTTCTGATGTGAAACATACCAGCTCATGATATCAGATGGTGTGACTCCATTTGTCCATTGATAAGTGGATTATAACTTCATACTGTCACACTGAAACAgtactgtctctttttttctcttgaaggGCCCCgtaaaagaaagaagagaaggaaggtTTCTGAGCCAGCTCAAGATTCAGATGGTATGGGCATAAGGTTCATTGAAGTTATGTTACTATATCGGTCAATATGGTGAATTGAAATTAATGCTCAGGTGGCATGCTCTTTTGTAGAAGAACCTCAGCGGACCTCCACTCCAGTACGACCAAAAGTGcttaaaaagacaaagaaaacaggtAAACTTAAAATTAGTTAAGTGGTTGAGTAAATGTATGTTTGATTAGAGTCAAAATAACTGTTacagttagatagatagattgatattGTATTAATCTCCAGGGAAATTCAGGATGCAAAAACATGGTGAATTGAAATTAATGCTCAGGTGGCATGCTCTTTTGTAGAAGAACCTCAGCGGACCTCCACTCCAGTACGACCAAAAGTGctcaaaaagacaaagaaaacaggtAAACTTAAAATTAGTTAAGTGGTTGAGTAAATGTATGTTTGATTAGAGTCAAAATAACTGTTacagttagatagatagattgatattGTATTAATCTCCAGGGAAATTCAGGATGCAAAAACATGCTGAAAATAATGACCGAAATACTCAGTAACTGAAAAATTTCATTGAAAAACAGTATTTGGAGACGGCCGACACTATTTTACCCACAGAGGTCATCgtcagaaaaatgaatgaacatatACAGTGGTGGCCAAAACTTTACCCCCAAGtacaaaacagtattttttaattcaGATGTATTCAATTCAAATGTAATGGAAATACTTAATTTTTAcattactttatttttggaTAGAAGGAAACCCTAcaattaaaaatacagcaaaaattaTCACTTACAATTACAGTAAATGTAACAACTTATAATTCTGAAAATTTCACATGGACCAAATTTAGGACCAAATTTTTGCAAAACTTTGTTAGGTTTCTTACACTTGCCACTGTAAAGTCATGCAGAAACCAAAAATATGTAATACttgtaattttaatattttgtagtAGCCTATATCCTTTCTGCTTAACTACTTGTGCCAGCCTGCGGGTGTGGACTCGACAAGCTTTCCACAAATGTCCGCTGTTATCTTGGTCCAGGTTGCTTGGCATTCTTCCCATAGCACAGCAGCATTCTAGAGGTTCTCTGACTTGTCCCAGTGTTGGTCAAATATCTCCCACAGGTTTTCAGTGGAGTTCAAGTTGGGACTTTTCAGGGGCCATGGACAAACCTTGAACCTCTCTCAAACAGTACTGTCTCTtaattttcttctcttcttcacAGCAAAGAAATCAAAGAGGGTGTCTGAGCCAGCTCAAGATTCAGATGGTATGGGCATGAGATCCCCTGCACTCTGATAATTATATTAGTGGTATTAGTGGTAATACATTAGTGTGTTTGTCATTAagatttttgtagtttttgctaACAGAACATACATGTTTTATTGtagaagcagcagaaacaagGACCTCATGTGCAGGACCCTCAGCCCAAAGAACTAATAAAACAGGTAAACCTCTGCCATTTCTgtgttctgctcctgtgtgcTAGCTGTATTGTTCCATCATGTTATTTACTCATTGCCTTTCCTGATTCCACACCAGTTTcaatatgtatacacatataaaactaggcaaaaaaagttctacaccgctttttcagtctataatttctccccttgaTGTATACCCAATAgcgttgtatcttataccgttggaaagcctcATTCGTcttctttccaatgagatacagtACAATGAgattgtaaggatcctgcatttctggaatgagtgacactggtaattgtgtgggaagtgaccaattttttttttttttttttttggaaaaaatcccctccaatattttttcagttgatcatttctcacatttaacagtaccgattggtgttgtcttttatactgttagaaagcctgattagtcccctttttaatgagaaataagttgtaaggattgtcaatcgattggtttGACCAACATGGCGGAGGTTGGATTTggaatggaatttttttttttttttgtttttgcttttttctttgagATATTGATAAAATGTTTGACAAGCAAACATTCAATCCTCTTTGAAACATTATGTACATATGGATAAAGGTGAACATACTGACAGAATAAGTACACTGTCGTCCTCAAAAACACCatgatattttacattttatttattgatattaacatttattttgtgaaattatagtaatttgattttttaaaattaaaaaaaaaaaaagaaaatactgtatttatattGGAGAGTGTAGTAACATAAGATAAGGCAgtaggaaaataaaaatttgataaTTGATACAGGTTGTTCTATTCTGTTTCTAATACTGACTATCCCTCTACATTTCTGGCTGTAATACTCTACTGTAGGCAATATTGCAGTGCAGCTACACTCATCATTTGGCAATATTGGATTTACAAGGTTTTTGCAACAGTGATAAAgtacattcatttttcatatgtTACAGTGGCtggaatttttcattttggataTTGTTCCTTATTTGAATATTAAACTACTATAATAGAAAATTCTGTAACATATAGTTAAGCATTGATAATCTTTGCAGGGCATTTCACAGTGCATCACAGTAGTTGCCCATAGTTGCCCGGTATCCACAAGTAGAAATAAACCATCTATACATTATGGCTGCAGGATTTATAAATAATGATGGATGATTTGTGAATTCTCTTGTAGGTACAGACTGTCTGATCCCCACTGCATCAAAGCGCAAGTCCTGGAGTAAAGCAGAAAAATCAGCTGTATGGCGACAACTGGGACAGTACATCACTCTAAGGAGAGTGCCTGGTAAAGAGCCGTGCCTCAAGGCACTTAAGGCAGAACCAGTTCTTAAAAATCGTAATTGGAAAGATATTAAGAACCAAGTCTACAATTCCATCACAgctcaaaaaaggaaaagtattTAGTTCCTGTTCATAAATATACGTATATGGACCAGTTAGCCAAGAATGTTTTAAGGTCAATTTTGATACTGCACTGAACAGCAGTTATTATGTTGCTATTGTCTACTTTTGATATTGCAGTCAGtatgttgctgttgtcagttttttttatattgcaccGTATAGCAGAGTGAGTTTCTTGCTGTTGTCAATTTTTCATAATGCACCAAACAACATTAAGTTTGTTGCTGttaatttttcatatttcacagaACAACAGTCCGTATGTCTCTGTTACATTTTGATATTGAACTGAACAAGAGAGTCAGtattttgctgttgtcatttttggATATTGCAGTGAACAATACATTccttgctgtgatttttttgatattgcactgaacaaCATAGTCAGTTTGtcaatttttcatgttgcaCTGAGGAACAGTCAGTTTCttaatttttcatgttgcaCTGAACAAGAGTAATTTTGTAAATTTTCATGTTGCACTTTACAACAGTCAGTTTCTTGCTATTGCACTGAACAACAGTAATCATGTTTCTGTTAAGTTTTGATATTTCACTGTACAGCAGTCATTATGTTGCTATTCTTAATTTTtgttactgtactgtacaacagtcagtttctttctgtcagtaTTTCATACTGAACTGAACAACAGTCATGTTGCTGTTTAGTTTTGAACAGTCAGTTTCTTGCTGCCAATTTTTGATACTGCACTGAGCAGCAGTTATCATGTTTCCGTTAAATTTTGATTTTGCACTGCACTACAGTTATTATGTTGCTATTGTAACATTTTGATATTACACTGTACAGCAGAgtcagtgtgttgctgttgtcaaattccaagcaaaataaaatggaattgaaaaataaaggaagataaaatgaaatacatggaTGCTTCTTTTTACCAGTCAGACAACACAAGACATTTGATGTTACCTTCAAGGAGCGTTAGGAAGCTTCTCTGGAATTggtttatatatgtttattgaATGATTTAATCTTTGTGGTCCATTTGAGTTcatattaaatgtaaatatatcaACAGACAAGAGTTAGCTTAAACtgaagaattaaaaaaatggaaaagaccTCCATTAATAAAACTGTATAATGCCTAGCTGGTTTTGTGAAAAGCGATCTAAAAGAACACACACCAAATCTTCCCGGCAACAAGGTTAGGTCCTCACAACTATgcaagtaaaatattttttttactttgtgttttttgacatttgaagtGACATTCTGACTCTCCACTCCCATCTAGTGGCAGGACTATTTTTTGCACCATTCTCACTACAGTGGAAATGGTGGTCCTCACAGAGAACTCCGAGAACGGGGTCCTCACAATGTGATAaagacatgtatgtgtgtgtgtgtgtgtgtttgtgtgagtgagtgagtgagtgagtgtgtgtgtacctgcattttggtgtgatcatgcagcagctgccagtagtcctgtcggtcacacactaggacatgctaagggcgccatctgctggaggggcgctgctagtggccagaggggcaccagcagcgaatgtactaccagtgggtttttgttggcgtcgtgtgtgtgtgtgtgtgtgtgtgtgcacgtgtgtgtgtgtgtgtgtgtgcacgtgcgtatgtgtgtgtgtgtgtgtgtttgtgtgagtgagtgagtgtgcctgcattttggtgtgatcatgcagcagctgccagtagtcctgtggGTCACACAccaggacttccgcggcctttcaaaataaaagcccaaaactctttcacaataaaagcaccgaaaaatacccttaaaactggcacaaacggacgaattgtctgcgcttcgacacgcgcgccgtccccgacgtgcacgggggggcgagggcccgtccaacgctgcttgcagctttaattttttttttttttttaataaaaaaaaaaaatagaattatgtgttctgttattgattatgacgtttcatttttatgtgacgggtggagagagtgagagactggattggatttggaggctaaactttcagtgacagacagacaaccagctgtgcgagcgcagcgcaaacaagtgagagagagttgcagcagcatcccgctgtgctggcaggctcggcagcagggacgctttctgctatgggcagtgcaactgcccagggcgcaatctacttgggggcgcacgagaaaaaaaaaaatctccagttttctagactaccgtattgacccgcacatgccgcggcaccatcagtcggtatgaggcgggccggccgcggcaccgtccgataccgcgcccacccgtcaggtctgccggatctgacaggtgagctgcctgatggcCCGCCTCATACCGACTgaccccggtgccgcggccgaccggctctgctaaataatggggaatttggcgttttttttttttttgtttgtttgtttttcgggctttatcgggctgtcgggcctaaagttcggctaattagtcgggtcgggtcgggcctcgggctggcccagtcgcgcccgggtcgggtcgggtcttaattttcaggcccgatgagaactctagtcaCAACTAAGGATGAAATAAAGACGATATTAACAGCTAAATACAATATTGACTCTGGCTCATTGTAAATCgaacaaatgatcaaattaATCACACGAAAGTAGTTATtactagggctgtagtcaaccaaagaaaatcttggtcgactaacgtcctgaaatttcgaccaaaagtcggCAAATCGGGGGGCGCCGggaatacaatttttttttttttttactatttttagattaattaactgggcagtagcctacctggtagccttgtccgcctaaatgaattataaataaacataaacaacttgTATTTGTAGTATATCAAATCGTTTTttacctaattattttgcactgaatgacacactggagtcaGTCAGCTCTGACAGTGTTGCATCAGGTGCACCTACACAATATCAAAGCCTATGATTTCCCAAAATAGTGCTATGTCAAGCTGCCTTCGTCGCGGGTGTGTGcgcaatcagattttggtcgaccaagaacgtgtagaccaataaatcgaccagtcgactgagggtgttttcacacatacagtgtttaggtcgacctaacTGTCTAGGCCGACCTAATTGGTGCGGTGCGAGTAGTGTGAACACAACTAGCCGCACCCGaggtcgacctaaacagccGTACCGAGAGCGGCTGGAAGGGGTGGTCTCGGAGCGGCGCACCAAGTACTTTAGTGCGGTGCGGCGCACCAAACTAGTGGTGTGAACGCACAGCGAACCCGGGTCGGCCCAAGCCTGGTGTACTCCACAAGTTTGGGCTACAAACGCccattaaacgcccacccgaataaccgccagggcgattatttgcattatgttGAGGTGAACCCAAAATAAGGCAATTCACctcatttttgcagaagtaaacagttagctgcacaataactgtgcggcacctccgttttctgtcaaaataagagctagctaacgttacaaaAAGGGtctaccgtaatcttaaatcgaccgatcaactcttattttgacagaaaacggaagtgtcgGAGGGAACGACTCGCAGCGCTAGCGGTTTGCACTGTTTGTATGtgcagatatgtttaccttatgccttacagtactttctgcctatgttgccgccctaggcgaaattactggcttgcgccctttcatgttacttcTTCAACCcccccgcggcaccagtcggccgcggcaccggggcagcatcaggcgagccggccgctcacctgtcagatccggcagaccagaccgggtgggcgcgcctgatgccgactgatggtgccccggtgccgcagcatgtgcgggtcaatacggtagtctagaaaactggcgattttgttttttctcgtgcgtccccaagtagattgcgacCCGGgtggttgcccacactgcccgtagcaaaaaccgtccctgacgTTAGGCAGATCAGACGGCGTTGTTGTTGAGTCTCCATCGTTCACgtgttttgtttacatcttgAGGCTTCATTTCAACCTTCTCTTCCGGGTGGGATGGTGCTACACATGTCATTTtcgtctggttgccatggatacatgaCGCTCCATTCTGTAGAGCAGTGGACTTGGTACGGCGATAAAAAGCATATGTGAAACCGAGCCGCTCCAGTTGAAAATTGATACATTGTATAttgggtcgacccaaatatgtcactgggtcgacccaaatatgtgtgaaaacaccctaacagactacagccctagttATTAGCTTAAAATTGTGTATTTGATTGACATTTTACTgtgcaaatgataaaaaaaatgagaatcaCGCAATCACTGTGGCTGGTcatcaaccaaaacaaatgtttcactgaaagaTTCCGTCTCTCTCCTTATATTTCACTCCACCTCATCACATCGTCCTCAGTTCACTCTAGAAAAATGTGTACTCATGGTCTAAAGAATTTGTGAGGTGCATACATTCTCACCGCACATTCTGTCTTATGAATACGAGTTTATGTGCAGGAAATggcatttgtatgttttttgtgcatatgAATTGCTGATGCATGTGGCCCCTGGGGTTTTCAATAGGGATGCTTATTTGCTATTCAATGctatcatgatacttgggtgccaATTCAGCATGTACTGCGATTCTTAAGTATTGACAGTCTACAAGTATTACAATTTgaaattatgatttattgcaatttatgtttgcttttttaacacTAAGCCATGGGAAAAAAGTTCAATCACACACTTCTAGAGAGAAAGTATTAGTGCATGTAtttaagtattgtgattcaaTGTTAGGATTTATTGCAGTATTTGCTGTTTGAATTATATCCATTCAGGAATCCAAAAATTGAGTGGTTaagtattagaaaaaaaaaattatagctgctgcgcagcaatggtcagggccaggcaattttaggcaattctgagcaacaagtggagaataggaagatgaaaagaaaggtggcattctaatgtgcattttgcatcagttgaggcttgaactcacaatttctggcatgaaagacaatgctctatctcactgagctaattgccgagtgtcagttcatgtgaagcttcacaaattgactagccagtcacatgatagcagccacctatgcatggaaaggcagatttcaaaccactgtaaaaaaaaaaaaaaaaaaaaaaaatcagtcatcaataCAAAAATCTTAAagtacacatattgcatctagacagcatggagatattggtaatttatttttaagctTAAGCGCAATAAAGATGGCGCTGTGCTAGTggcagcctgttgcagcagctccgttgtgtgtgttatgtttttgctcttgttttgtcttcCGTGGACCAACTGTTGACTAATTTTTGCACCAGTGAGCGTATCATCAACCTGGCAGCACCATGTATGCCAAAACTGCTGTGGTGGCTCTACTATGTCTGCTCTTTTTCACCTGGTTTATCACACCAGCAGCCACGGACTCAAGAAACAGCCGGCACCCCATTGTTTACACCCGTGAAAAGCTTTTAGCCCTCTGCAGCACAGGGAGGTTAACCGGCTACAGGCCCAATGTTCCCCGGGAGctaaagagaaggagaagaggctGCTGCTCCGGTGCAATGTGTCGGTATAAGAAGAAGCGCTTCAAGCCCACCACCCTCCGCTATCATCACCGGGAATGTGAGATCCATCCATAACAAAATGGATGAGCTAACGGCGCTAGCACGACACCAAAGGGAATACCGGGAATGTAgcctgatgctgctcactgagACCTGGCTAACAGAGCTAAC from Myripristis murdjan chromosome 9, fMyrMur1.1, whole genome shotgun sequence encodes:
- the LOC115365391 gene encoding uncharacterized protein LOC115365391 isoform X1; translated protein: MNDTVKFKQKRRVQTAASALIPFRGQASQRCSEVVNRMIIDDVSVQVKNDPLICEFGDRLLEKHGSDRSKDAYVSQKMRELGRFVQAAKSIDCKVKMLQDVLVPPKFSLAVQAAKKAAGFIKSNHRYDTPSLALKLGHSLKAACEIVIAQHVKAEDESAAGRVRNFLGLVATEWDFYVSCRARTNLEEGKWNKKEMIPLTEDVMKLHKVLKSTEEKAKEQLLEGPNPAAYKTLSECLLSQIILFNRRRQGEAAKILLQTYRNRSNEVPNEDIMQCLSKLEQDLSHEFTRLVIRGKRGHKVPVLLTKEMTNSLDFLIDRRSEDNGILESNEYVFARQNSKSYLRGSDCLRKYAAASEAKRPETLRSTQLRKHVATLSQIMNLKDNELDQLAKFMGHDIRVHREYYRLTENTLQLAKMSKLLMAIELGTDTYKGKSLDEIDFGLETLSSSVGAVQEPQISQSEKSSEQGEDTDGPRKRKKRRKVSEPAQDSDEEPQRTSTPVRPKVLKKTKKTEEPQRTSTPVRPKVLKKTKKTAKKSKRVSEPAQDSDEAAETRTSCAGPSAQRTNKTGTDCLIPTASKRKSWSKAEKSAVWRQLGQYITLRRVPGKEPCLKALKAEPVLKNRNWKDIKNQVYNSITAQKRKSI
- the LOC115365391 gene encoding uncharacterized protein LOC115365391 isoform X2 codes for the protein MNDTVKFKQKRRVQTAASALIPFRGQASQRCSEVVNRMIIDDVSVQVKNDPLICEFGDRLLEKHGSDRSKDAYVSQKMRELGRFVQAAKSIDCKVKMLQDVLVPPKFSLAVQAAKKAAGFIKSNHRYDTPSLALKLGHSLKAACEIVIAQHVKAEDESAAGRVRNFLGLVATEWDFYVSCRARTNLEEGKWNKKEMIPLTEDVMKLHKVLKSTEEKAKEQLLEGPNPAAYKTLSECLLSQIILFNRRRQGEAAKILLQTYRNRSNEVPNEDIMQCLSKLEQDLSHEFTRLVIRGKRGHKVPVLLTKEMTNSLDFLIDRRSEDNGILESNEYVFARQNSKSYLRGSDCLRKYAAASEAKRPETLRSTQLRKHVATLSQIMNLKDNELDQLAKFMGHDIRVHREYYRLTENTLQLAKMSKLLMAIELGTDTYKGKSLDEIDFGLETLSSSVGAVQEPQISQSEKSSEQGPRKRKKRRKVSEPAQDSDEEPQRTSTPVRPKVLKKTKKTEEPQRTSTPVRPKVLKKTKKTAKKSKRVSEPAQDSDEAAETRTSCAGPSAQRTNKTGTDCLIPTASKRKSWSKAEKSAVWRQLGQYITLRRVPGKEPCLKALKAEPVLKNRNWKDIKNQVYNSITAQKRKSI